A single genomic interval of Zingiber officinale cultivar Zhangliang chromosome 4A, Zo_v1.1, whole genome shotgun sequence harbors:
- the LOC121969629 gene encoding (S)-beta-bisabolene synthase-like, producing MFQNVSTDVLQTMNLIDTIQLLGLDYHFTEEIDKALDHLKDVDMSKYGLYEVALHFRLLKQKGFNISSDVFKKYKDNEGKFMEELNDDAKGLLSLYNAAYLGTKKETILDEAISFTKDKLTSLLKDLNPTFAKLVSLTLKTPIQRNMKRLFTRCYFSIYQDELTRNETILELAKLDFNMFQCLHQEELRKACMWWKKLNLDIMHLNFIRERVVECYCWSMVIRHEPSCSRARLISTKLLMLITVLDDIYDSYSTLEESLLLTDAIQRWSPDAVDRLPEYMRDFFLKMLSIFQELENELAPAEKFRILYLKEQWKILAQHYITECKWRDDNYVPKLEEHMRVSIKSVGYVWFYCSFLTGMEEAAATKDAFEWFASFPKIVEACAIIVRITNDITSKEREQKREHVASTVDCYMKEYGTSKDVACEKLLGFVEDAWKTINEELLNVTGLSREVIELSLHSSRSTELIYKHVDAFTETNTTMKENIFSLLVHPIPI from the exons ATGTTCCAAAACGTGTCAACTGACGTACTACAAACCATGAATCTAATTGATACAATTCAACTTCTTGGACTTGATTACCATTTCACGGAGGAAATAGACAAAGCTTTAGACCATCTCAAGGATGTTGACATGAGCAAATACGGACTATATGAGGTTGCTCTTCATTTTCGACTGCTTAAACAAAAAGGATTCAACATTTCTTCAG ATGTATTTAAAAAATACAAGGATAATGAGGGAAAATTTATGGAAGAACTAAACGATGATGCTAAGGGGCTTCTGAGCTTATATAATGCGGCTTACCTTGGAACTAAAAAAGAGACTATACTCGACGAAGCCATTTCATTTACTAAGGACAAGCTTACATCTTTGTTAAAAGATCTAAATCCTACATTTGCAAAGCTAGTGTCTCTCACTCTCAAGACACCTATTCAACGAAACATGAAACGGCTTTTCACAAGATGCTATTTCTCTATTTACCAAGATGAACTGACTCGAAATGAAACAATACTTGAGCTTGCAAAGTTGGACTTCAACATGTTCCAATGTCTCCACCAGGAAGAACTCAGGAAAGCATGCAT GTGGTGGAAGAAGTTGAATTTAGACATTATGCATCTAAATTTTATTCGAGAACGAGTGGTGGAATGTTATTGTTGGTCGATGGTGATACGTCATGAACCTAGTTGTTCTCGTGCTCGACTGATATCGACTAAGCTACTTATGTTAATTACTGTCTTGGACGACATCTATGATAGCTACAGCACACTAGAAGAGAGTCTACTACTTACAGATGCAATCCAAAG GTGGAGCCCTGATGCAGTAGATCGACTACCAGAGTACATGAGGGATTTCTTTCTCAAAATGTTGAGCATTTTTCAAGAATTAGAAAATGAACTTGCACCGGCGGAGAAGTttcgaatattatacctcaaggaACAA TGGAAAATTCTAGCACAACATTACATCACGGAATGCAAATGGAGGGATGACAATTATGTGCCTAAGTTAGAAGAGCACATGCGTGTCTCAATCAAAAGTGTGGGATATGTCTGGTTTTATTGCTCATTTTTGACTGGCATGGAGGAGGCAGCGGCCACAAAGGATGCATTTGAATGGTTCGCAAGCTTTCCTAAGATTGTGGAAGCTTGTGCAATAATTGTTCGTATCACTAATGACATAACTTCAAAGGAG CGAGAACAAAAGAGGGAACATGTTGCCTCAACGGTAGATTGCTATATGAAGGAATATGGAACATCAAAAGATGTTGCATGCGAGAAGCTCCTAGGCTTTGTTGAAGATGCATGGAAGACTATCAACGAGGAACTCCTTAATGTAACTGGATTGTCGAGGGAAGTAATTGAACTATCACTCCACTCTTCGCGATCTACCGAATTGATATACAAGCATGTCGACGCATTCACAGAGACTAATACCACGATGAAGGAAAATATATTCTCTCTACTTGTTCATCCTATCCCTATTTGA